A section of the Humulus lupulus chromosome 2, drHumLupu1.1, whole genome shotgun sequence genome encodes:
- the LOC133814616 gene encoding uncharacterized protein LOC133814616: MGIVHLLNTLKKHGKKGKKTLGKGLMFVDATINNKPAKSVMIDTGTTHNFISELEAKRLGLKLEKDVGHMKAVNSKALATTRVAKGIKAKIDMWEGQTDLVAVHMDDFDVVLGMEFLIEKDAIPISAIGSLLIMGETPSMVPAKVVPPPSVNLLSTLQFKKGVKKREPTYVAVPAVFEETVEEIVPPEIKKVLKTYGDVMLDKLPKALPPRRGINHQIEVAPGAKPLTKVPYKMAPPKLEELRKQLKKLLEAGFIRPSKAPFGEGTPHGYPLLAGMETLLAGVEVCGEDRKCSG, from the exons ATGGGCATTGTCCACCTGTTGAAtactctcaagaagcatggcaaaaaagggaagaagaccttGGGGAAAGgactaatgttcgtggatgccaccaTCAACAACAAGCCGGCCAagagcgtgatgattgatactggcacCACACACAACTTCATCTCGGAACTCGAAGccaagcgactgggactaaaacTGGAGAAAGATGTGGGCCACATGAAGGCGGTCAACTCAAAGGCCTTGGCCACAACAAGAGTTGCTAAGGGCATAAAAGCTAAGATCGACATGTGGGAGGGGCAAACCGACTTAGTGGCGGTCCAcatggacgactttgatgtagttttgggaatggaattTCTAATTGAGAAAGATGCCATCCCTATTTCGGCTATTGGGAGTTTGctcataatgggggagacaccgtcaatggtgcctgcaaaggtTGTACCACCCCCCAGTGTGAATCTCCTATCAACTTTACAGTTTAAGAAGGGCGTGAAGAAACgagagcccacttatgtagcggtACCCGCCGTGTTCGAAGAAAcagtggaagagattgttccaccTGAAATTAAGAAGGTCTTGAAAACATATGGGGATGTGATGCTAGATAAACTTCCCAAAGCCTTGCCGCCAAGAAGGGGGATTAATCACCAGATAGAGGTGGCACCAGGAGCAAAACCTCTAACAAAAGTGCCTTACAAAATGGCACCCCCCAAGCTAGAAGAGTTGAGAAAGCAACTAAAgaagttattggaggcaggcttcatcagaccgtcaaaGGCGCCATTCG GAGAAGGAACTCCTCACGGTTATCCACTGCTTGCGGGTATGgagacattacttgctggggttgaagtttgtggtgaagacagAAAATGTAgcggttag